One stretch of Streptomyces sp. MMBL 11-1 DNA includes these proteins:
- the leuD gene encoding 3-isopropylmalate dehydratase small subunit yields the protein MEAFTTHTGRAVPLRRSNVDTDQIIPAHWLKKVTRDGFEDGLFEAWRKDENFVLNRPEHQGASVLVAGPDFGTGSSREHAVWALQNYGFKAVVSSRFADIFRGNSLKNGLLTVVLEQKVVDTLWELTEADPAAEVTVDLEARQVRAGGITADFELDENARWRLLNGLDDISLTLQNEADIAAYEAARPAFKPRTIAA from the coding sequence ATGGAAGCATTCACCACACACACCGGCCGGGCCGTTCCGCTGCGCCGCAGCAACGTCGACACCGACCAGATCATCCCCGCGCACTGGCTGAAGAAGGTCACCCGCGACGGGTTCGAGGACGGGCTCTTCGAAGCCTGGCGCAAGGACGAGAACTTCGTCCTCAACCGGCCCGAGCACCAGGGCGCCTCGGTCCTGGTCGCCGGCCCCGACTTCGGAACGGGCTCCTCCCGCGAACACGCGGTCTGGGCCCTGCAGAACTACGGCTTCAAGGCCGTCGTCTCCTCCCGCTTCGCCGACATCTTCCGCGGCAACTCGCTGAAGAACGGGCTGCTCACCGTGGTCCTGGAGCAGAAGGTCGTCGACACCCTCTGGGAGCTGACGGAGGCCGACCCGGCCGCCGAGGTGACCGTCGACCTGGAGGCGCGCCAGGTGCGCGCCGGGGGCATCACCGCCGACTTCGAGCTCGACGAGAACGCCCGTTGGCGACTGCTCAACGGCCTCGACGACATCAGCCTCACCCTTCAGAACGAAGCGGACATCGCCGCGTACGAGGCGGCCAGGCCCGCCTTCAAGCCGCGTACCATTGCCGCCTGA
- a CDS encoding HU family DNA-binding protein, whose translation MNKAQLVEAIADKVGGRQQAADAVDAVLDAIVRAVVAGDRVSVTGFGSFEKVDRPARYARNPQTGERVRVKKTSVPRFRAGQGFKDLVSGSKKLPKNDVAVKKAPKGSLSGGSSAARTTVKAAAAKKSAAKKATAKKTTAKKATPAKKTTAAAKKATTKKTTATAKKASAAAKKATPAKKAATTAKKASPSKTAPAKKTTAKKAPAKKTTARTTTAKKATARKK comes from the coding sequence GTGAACAAGGCGCAGCTCGTAGAAGCGATTGCCGACAAGGTCGGCGGCCGTCAGCAGGCCGCAGACGCTGTCGACGCGGTACTCGACGCGATCGTCCGTGCCGTTGTGGCCGGAGACCGTGTCTCGGTCACCGGCTTCGGCTCGTTCGAAAAGGTCGACCGCCCCGCCCGGTACGCCCGCAACCCGCAGACGGGTGAGCGCGTCCGGGTCAAGAAGACCTCGGTGCCCCGCTTCCGCGCGGGCCAGGGTTTCAAGGACCTGGTGAGCGGCTCGAAGAAGCTCCCCAAGAACGACGTGGCCGTCAAGAAGGCCCCCAAGGGCAGCCTCTCGGGCGGATCTTCCGCCGCCCGTACGACGGTGAAGGCCGCCGCCGCCAAGAAGTCGGCCGCCAAGAAGGCCACCGCGAAGAAGACCACCGCCAAGAAGGCGACTCCGGCGAAGAAGACCACCGCCGCGGCCAAGAAGGCCACCACGAAGAAGACCACCGCGACGGCCAAGAAGGCGTCCGCGGCCGCCAAGAAGGCGACTCCGGCGAAGAAGGCCGCGACGACCGCCAAGAAGGCCTCTCCCAGCAAGACCGCGCCCGCCAAGAAGACCACGGCGAAGAAGGCGCCCGCGAAGAAGACCACGGCGCGCACCACCACGGCCAAGAAGGCCACCGCACGCAAGAAGTGA
- the cofC gene encoding 2-phospho-L-lactate guanylyltransferase, translated as MTRTEGEIATNTDPAGLWSLVVPLKPLARAKSRLGRAAGEDARPRLALAFAQDTVVAALACSLVRDVVVVTDDVVAAAALSTLGARVVPDAPGAGLNAALAHGARSARTLRPAAAVAALNADLPALRTGELARVLDFASAFPNAFLRDAAGIGTTFLAAASGAEFRPAFGGPSGARHLASGAVEIALPGVDSVRRDVDTGEDLRVALALGVGAHTARIAAVPAPSGDR; from the coding sequence CTGACACGTACGGAGGGGGAGATCGCCACGAACACCGATCCGGCCGGGCTCTGGTCCCTGGTCGTTCCGCTGAAGCCGCTCGCACGGGCCAAGAGCCGCCTGGGACGGGCGGCCGGCGAGGATGCGCGGCCCCGGCTGGCCCTGGCGTTCGCCCAGGACACGGTGGTCGCCGCGCTGGCCTGTTCCCTGGTGCGGGATGTGGTGGTCGTCACGGACGACGTCGTGGCCGCGGCGGCTCTCTCGACGCTCGGGGCGCGCGTCGTGCCGGACGCTCCGGGGGCCGGGCTCAACGCGGCGCTCGCGCACGGCGCACGCTCCGCGCGGACCCTGCGGCCCGCCGCCGCGGTGGCCGCGCTCAACGCCGATCTGCCGGCACTGCGCACCGGCGAATTGGCGCGGGTGCTCGATTTCGCTTCCGCCTTTCCCAACGCTTTTCTGCGGGACGCGGCGGGAATCGGAACGACATTTCTGGCCGCCGCGAGCGGTGCGGAATTCCGTCCGGCTTTCGGCGGTCCGTCCGGGGCCCGGCACCTGGCGTCGGGGGCCGTGGAAATCGCGCTGCCCGGCGTCGACTCGGTGCGCCGGGACGTGGATACGGGCGAGGATCTGCGGGTCGCTCTCGCCCTGGGGGTGGGGGCGCACACGGCGCGGATAGCGGCCGTACCCGCCCCCTCCGGCGACCGATAG
- a CDS encoding lysophospholipid acyltransferase family protein — translation MSRRRIGFWYRLAAVIAKPPLVVLFKRDWRGMEHIPADGGFITAVNHNSYLDPLSYGHFQYNTGRVPRLLAKAGLFRTPFVGMMLRGTGQIPVYRETTNALDAFRAAVDAIERGECVAFYPEGTLTRDPDMWPMAGKTGAARVALMTKVPVIPVAQWGANLAMPPYAKENKFRLFPRKTLQVQAGPPVDLSRFHGLEPTPEVLREATEAIMAAITRELEDLRGEKAPAELYDHRKARAEQRRRAQGKGPT, via the coding sequence GTGTCCCGCCGCAGAATCGGCTTCTGGTACCGCCTGGCGGCGGTCATCGCCAAGCCGCCATTGGTGGTTCTGTTCAAGCGCGACTGGCGGGGGATGGAACACATTCCGGCCGACGGCGGATTCATCACCGCCGTCAATCACAACTCCTACCTGGACCCGCTCTCCTACGGCCACTTCCAGTACAACACCGGGCGCGTGCCGAGGCTCCTGGCGAAGGCCGGCCTCTTCCGCACCCCGTTCGTCGGCATGATGCTGCGCGGCACCGGCCAGATCCCCGTCTACCGCGAGACCACCAACGCACTGGACGCCTTCCGGGCCGCCGTCGACGCCATCGAACGGGGCGAGTGCGTCGCCTTCTACCCCGAAGGCACCCTCACCCGGGACCCCGACATGTGGCCGATGGCCGGCAAGACCGGGGCCGCCCGGGTCGCCCTGATGACCAAGGTGCCCGTCATCCCGGTCGCCCAGTGGGGCGCCAACCTCGCGATGCCGCCCTACGCCAAGGAGAACAAGTTCCGGCTGTTCCCCCGCAAGACGCTCCAGGTGCAGGCCGGACCGCCCGTCGACCTCAGCCGCTTCCACGGTCTGGAGCCGACCCCCGAGGTGCTGCGCGAGGCGACCGAGGCCATCATGGCGGCGATCACCCGCGAGCTGGAGGACCTGCGCGGCGAGAAGGCGCCCGCCGAGCTCTACGATCACCGCAAAGCCCGTGCTGAACAACGGCGCAGGGCCCAGGGAAAGGGACCCACGTGA
- a CDS encoding NAD(P)H-dependent glycerol-3-phosphate dehydrogenase, translated as MTHPAKAAVFGTGSWGTAFAVILADAGCEVTLWGRRAEVAETINTTRTNPDYLPGIVLPDSVRATTDAAEALRGAEFAFLVVPSQTLRANLADWAPHLEPDTVLVSLMKGVELGSAELMSEVIADVTKVSADRIAVVSGPNLAKEIAERRPAAAVVACADESVAQRLQAACHTSYFRPYTNTDVVGCELGGAVKNVIGLAVGIADGMGLGDNTKGSLITRGLAETTRLGLAMGADPLTFSGLAGLGDLVATCSSPLSRNHTFGTNLGRGMTLQETIAVTKQTAEGVKSCESVLDLARRHGVDMPITETVVSIVHEGKSPVVAVKELMSRSAKAERR; from the coding sequence GTGACGCACCCCGCAAAAGCAGCCGTCTTCGGAACCGGCTCATGGGGTACGGCCTTCGCCGTGATCCTCGCCGACGCCGGCTGCGAGGTCACCCTCTGGGGCCGCCGCGCCGAGGTCGCCGAGACCATCAACACCACCCGTACCAACCCGGACTACCTCCCGGGCATCGTGCTCCCCGACTCCGTCCGCGCCACCACCGACGCCGCCGAGGCCCTGCGCGGGGCGGAGTTCGCCTTCCTCGTCGTGCCCTCCCAGACGCTGCGCGCCAACCTCGCCGACTGGGCCCCGCACCTGGAGCCGGACACCGTCCTGGTCTCCCTGATGAAGGGCGTCGAGCTGGGCTCCGCCGAGCTGATGAGCGAGGTGATCGCGGACGTCACCAAGGTCTCCGCCGACCGCATCGCCGTCGTCTCGGGACCCAACCTCGCCAAGGAGATCGCCGAACGGCGCCCCGCCGCGGCCGTCGTCGCCTGCGCCGACGAGTCCGTCGCCCAGCGCCTCCAGGCCGCCTGCCACACCTCGTACTTCCGGCCGTACACCAACACCGACGTGGTCGGCTGCGAGCTGGGCGGCGCCGTGAAGAACGTCATCGGCCTCGCCGTCGGCATCGCGGACGGCATGGGCCTCGGCGACAACACCAAGGGCTCCCTCATCACCCGGGGCCTGGCCGAGACCACCCGACTGGGTCTGGCCATGGGCGCGGACCCGTTGACGTTCTCCGGACTCGCGGGCCTGGGCGACCTGGTGGCCACCTGCTCCTCGCCGCTCTCGCGCAACCACACCTTCGGCACCAACCTCGGCCGCGGCATGACGCTCCAGGAGACGATCGCCGTCACCAAGCAGACCGCCGAAGGCGTCAAGTCCTGCGAATCGGTCCTCGACCTGGCCCGCAGGCACGGGGTCGACATGCCCATCACCGAGACCGTCGTCTCCATCGTCCACGAGGGCAAGTCCCCGGTCGTCGCCGTCAAGGAGCTGATGTCGCGCAGCGCCAAGGCCGAGCGACGCTGA
- a CDS encoding D-alanine--D-alanine ligase family protein — MSSENLPQSPERAESPVPQRRKPRVAVVFGGRSSEHGISVVTAGAVMRAIDRTKYDVLPIGITTDGRWALTADDPERMAITDRKVPDVDRLTESAEGSVVLSVDPGSREVLYSEPGAVPKALGEVDVVFPVLHGPYGEDGTLQGLLELSGVPYVGAGVLASAVGQDKEYMKRVFLSFGLPVGPYEVVRPREWDNDPAAARERIVDFAGEHGWPLFIKPARGGSSMGITKVDSVEGLDEAIEEARRHDPKFLVESLLRGREIECGVLEFEDGPRASVPAEIPPVTAHDFYDFEAKYIDSAAGLVPAPLTEEQTAEVRRLAVAAFDAVSCEGLVRADFFLTEDGSFVINEINTLPGFTPISMYPRMWQESGVSYPELVDRLIQAALTRSTGLR, encoded by the coding sequence ATGAGCAGCGAGAACCTCCCCCAGAGCCCTGAGCGCGCCGAGAGCCCTGTGCCGCAGCGCCGCAAGCCCCGCGTGGCTGTCGTGTTCGGCGGCCGCAGCTCCGAACACGGCATCTCGGTCGTCACGGCCGGCGCCGTCATGAGGGCCATCGACCGGACCAAGTACGACGTCCTGCCGATCGGCATCACGACGGACGGCCGCTGGGCGCTCACCGCCGACGATCCCGAACGCATGGCCATCACCGACCGCAAGGTCCCCGACGTGGACCGGCTCACCGAGTCCGCCGAGGGCAGCGTCGTGCTCTCCGTGGACCCCGGTAGCCGTGAGGTCCTCTACAGCGAACCCGGCGCCGTGCCCAAGGCGCTGGGCGAGGTCGACGTCGTCTTCCCCGTGCTGCACGGCCCGTACGGGGAGGACGGCACCCTCCAGGGTCTCCTGGAACTCTCCGGCGTGCCCTACGTCGGCGCGGGTGTTCTCGCCTCCGCCGTCGGCCAGGACAAGGAGTACATGAAGCGCGTCTTCCTCTCCTTCGGGCTGCCGGTCGGACCGTACGAGGTCGTCCGCCCCCGCGAGTGGGACAACGACCCCGCCGCCGCCCGCGAGCGGATCGTGGACTTCGCCGGGGAGCACGGCTGGCCGCTGTTCATCAAGCCCGCCCGCGGCGGCTCCTCGATGGGCATCACCAAGGTCGACTCCGTCGAAGGGCTCGACGAGGCGATCGAGGAGGCCCGCCGCCACGACCCGAAGTTCCTCGTCGAGTCGCTGCTGCGCGGCCGTGAGATCGAGTGCGGGGTGCTGGAGTTCGAGGACGGCCCGCGCGCCAGCGTGCCCGCCGAGATCCCGCCGGTCACCGCGCACGACTTCTACGACTTCGAGGCCAAGTACATCGACTCGGCCGCCGGTCTCGTGCCCGCACCGCTCACCGAGGAGCAGACCGCCGAGGTGCGGCGGCTCGCCGTCGCCGCCTTCGACGCCGTCTCCTGCGAGGGCCTGGTGCGCGCCGACTTCTTCCTCACCGAGGACGGCTCCTTCGTCATCAACGAGATCAACACCCTGCCGGGCTTCACCCCGATCTCCATGTACCCGCGCATGTGGCAGGAGAGCGGCGTCAGCTACCCGGAGCTGGTCGACCGGCTGATCCAGGCCGCGTTGACCCGCTCCACCGGACTGCGCTGA
- a CDS encoding DUF3515 domain-containing protein, with protein sequence MTSSARRSARSMFLGPSAAVLVLVLAAAGCSLSDAQPSVTVPTPSSKAAAYCEALHEELPKTVLELERSDPSPASELTAGWGDGAIVLRCGVPRPAKMDDPQSQGVEADGVQWMLEEPEGSGPRFTSTYREAYVEVTLDSTYAHDITPLASFAGPVSKTVPSKF encoded by the coding sequence GTGACGTCATCCGCCCGCCGTTCCGCCCGCTCGATGTTCCTCGGTCCGTCCGCTGCCGTGCTCGTGCTCGTCCTGGCCGCGGCGGGCTGTTCCCTCAGCGACGCGCAGCCCTCGGTCACGGTTCCCACACCGTCCTCGAAGGCCGCCGCGTACTGCGAGGCCCTGCACGAGGAACTGCCGAAGACCGTACTCGAACTGGAACGCAGCGACCCCTCCCCGGCTTCGGAGCTGACCGCCGGCTGGGGGGACGGGGCGATCGTACTGCGCTGCGGGGTCCCCCGGCCCGCCAAGATGGACGACCCCCAGTCGCAGGGCGTCGAGGCGGACGGGGTGCAGTGGATGCTGGAGGAGCCCGAGGGCTCCGGACCGCGGTTCACCAGCACGTACCGCGAGGCGTACGTCGAGGTCACGCTGGATTCGACGTACGCCCACGACATCACGCCGCTGGCCTCGTTCGCCGGCCCGGTCTCGAAGACGGTCCCGAGCAAGTTCTGA
- a CDS encoding Lrp/AsnC ligand binding domain-containing protein has translation MVQAYILIQTEVGKASIVAETISQIPGVIQAEDVTGPYDVIVRAQADTVDELGRMVVARVQQVDGITRTLTCPVVHL, from the coding sequence GTGGTACAGGCGTACATCCTCATCCAGACCGAAGTGGGCAAGGCGTCGATCGTCGCCGAGACCATTTCCCAGATCCCGGGAGTCATCCAGGCAGAGGACGTCACCGGTCCCTACGACGTGATCGTGCGGGCCCAAGCCGACACGGTCGATGAACTCGGCCGCATGGTGGTCGCCAGAGTCCAGCAGGTGGACGGCATCACACGAACCCTGACCTGCCCGGTCGTCCACCTCTGA
- a CDS encoding thiamine-phosphate kinase gives MKGTVGELGEFGLIRELTSRLTTTPAVRLGPGDDAAVVAAPDRRVVASTDILLEGRHFRRDWSTAYDVGRKAAAQNLADIAAMGAVPTALLLGLVVPADLPVTWAAELMDGLRDECQVAGAAVVGGDVVGGDTITVAITALGDLRNHEPVTRAGARPGDVVAVTGWLGWSAAGYAVLSRGFRSPRAFVEAHRRPEPPYHAGPAAAGLGATAMTDVSDGLVADLGHIAESSKVRIDLRSGLIDIPSQMSDIGQAVGVDPLQWVLTGGEDHAIVATFPPDVKLPARWKVIGEVLNPSALPQVTVDGAPWTSKGGWDHFGSIEDTQPHA, from the coding sequence GTGAAGGGAACCGTGGGCGAGTTGGGGGAGTTCGGGCTCATCAGAGAGCTCACGTCCCGGCTCACCACCACTCCGGCGGTACGGCTGGGGCCCGGCGACGACGCCGCCGTCGTGGCCGCCCCCGACCGCAGGGTCGTGGCCAGTACGGACATCCTGCTGGAAGGCCGGCACTTCCGGCGTGACTGGTCGACGGCGTACGACGTCGGCCGCAAGGCCGCGGCCCAGAACCTCGCCGACATCGCGGCCATGGGCGCCGTGCCCACCGCGCTGCTCCTCGGCCTCGTCGTCCCCGCCGACCTCCCCGTCACCTGGGCCGCCGAACTGATGGACGGGCTGCGCGACGAGTGCCAGGTGGCGGGCGCCGCCGTGGTCGGCGGCGATGTGGTCGGCGGCGACACGATCACCGTCGCGATCACCGCCCTCGGAGACCTGCGCAACCACGAACCGGTCACCCGGGCCGGGGCCCGCCCCGGCGACGTCGTCGCCGTCACCGGCTGGCTCGGCTGGTCCGCCGCTGGTTACGCCGTGCTCTCCCGCGGCTTCCGCTCGCCCCGCGCCTTCGTCGAGGCCCACCGCCGCCCCGAACCGCCGTACCACGCGGGCCCCGCGGCCGCCGGACTCGGCGCCACCGCGATGACCGACGTCAGTGACGGCCTCGTCGCGGACCTCGGACACATCGCGGAGTCCAGCAAGGTCCGCATCGACCTGCGCTCCGGCCTCATCGACATCCCCTCGCAGATGTCCGACATCGGGCAGGCCGTCGGTGTCGACCCGCTCCAGTGGGTGCTGACCGGGGGAGAGGACCACGCGATCGTGGCGACCTTCCCGCCGGACGTGAAGCTGCCCGCCCGCTGGAAGGTGATCGGCGAGGTCCTCAACCCCTCCGCCCTGCCCCAGGTCACCGTCGACGGCGCGCCCTGGACCAGCAAGGGCGGCTGGGACCACTTCGGCTCCATCGAGGACACCCAGCCGCACGCGTGA
- the thiD gene encoding bifunctional hydroxymethylpyrimidine kinase/phosphomethylpyrimidine kinase: MPLVPIRTAVPPRVLTVAGSDSGGGAGIQADLKTMLALGVHGMSVLTAVTAQNSLGVQGAWELPVDAVRAQYRSVVDDIGVQAVKTGMLASAALVETVAELLAPTDAPVVVDPVGVSKHGDALLAAEALDSVRTKLLPVATVATPNLDEVAQLTGVTVTDESGMRRAAEEILAFGPRWVVIKGGHLPGEAVDLLTDGSAEHWLRAPRHDNRHTHGTGCTLASAIASGLALGKDVPTAVRDAKTYVTGAIRAGFPLGGGIGPVDHGWLTRPAAGPGA; this comes from the coding sequence ATGCCCCTAGTGCCCATACGTACCGCTGTCCCGCCCCGCGTGCTCACCGTCGCCGGATCCGACTCCGGCGGCGGTGCGGGGATCCAGGCCGATCTGAAGACGATGCTCGCACTCGGCGTGCACGGCATGAGCGTGCTCACCGCCGTCACCGCGCAGAACTCCCTCGGCGTCCAGGGCGCGTGGGAGCTTCCGGTGGACGCCGTACGCGCCCAGTACCGCAGCGTCGTGGACGACATCGGCGTCCAGGCCGTGAAGACCGGGATGCTCGCCTCCGCCGCCCTCGTGGAGACCGTCGCCGAACTCCTCGCCCCGACCGACGCCCCCGTCGTCGTCGACCCGGTCGGCGTCTCCAAGCACGGCGACGCGCTGCTCGCCGCCGAAGCCCTCGACTCCGTACGGACGAAGCTGCTGCCCGTGGCCACCGTCGCCACCCCGAACCTCGACGAAGTGGCCCAGCTCACCGGGGTCACGGTCACCGACGAGAGCGGGATGCGCCGGGCCGCCGAGGAGATCCTCGCCTTCGGACCGCGCTGGGTCGTGATCAAGGGCGGTCACCTGCCCGGCGAGGCGGTGGACCTGCTCACCGACGGGAGCGCGGAACACTGGCTGCGCGCCCCCCGGCACGACAACCGCCACACCCACGGCACCGGCTGCACCCTCGCCTCGGCCATCGCCTCCGGGCTCGCGCTCGGGAAGGACGTGCCCACGGCGGTACGGGACGCGAAGACGTACGTCACCGGCGCGATCAGGGCCGGCTTCCCGCTCGGCGGCGGCATCGGCCCCGTCGACCACGGCTGGCTGACCCGCCCGGCCGCCGGTCCAGGGGCCTGA
- the rpmB gene encoding 50S ribosomal protein L28, whose amino-acid sequence MAANCDVCGKGPSFGNSISHSHRRTSRRWNPNIQRVRAVVGRTPKRLNVCTSCIKAGKVAR is encoded by the coding sequence GTGGCTGCCAACTGCGACGTTTGCGGCAAGGGGCCGAGCTTCGGCAACAGCATTTCGCACTCGCACCGCCGTACGTCCCGTCGCTGGAATCCCAACATCCAGCGCGTGCGTGCAGTGGTCGGTCGGACGCCGAAGCGGCTCAACGTCTGCACCTCGTGCATCAAGGCCGGCAAGGTCGCGCGCTGA
- a CDS encoding DAK2 domain-containing protein — protein MPQPPDELDAVAVRTWCSLALEALGRERAEIDAINVYPVADGDTGTNLYLTVESAAAAVEAVFAAHETGATAPATADAVRAMAHGALIGARGNSGTILAQLLRGMAGVLADGGDAAHLRLALARAADVARQAVAHPVEGTVLTVAAAAAEAAAGEERDLSTVVRAAYDGALEALARTPEQLAVLGRAGVVDAGGRGLVTVLGALVEAVTGQAPVRGPRTGPGRAPVPVDGGSVVGLPVGGTPVGSVPVGEGPLDCPEDGGAGPAFEVIYLLEARDEQVARLRARLDALGDSLVVVGGDGLWHVHVHVDDAGAAVEAGVEAGRPHRIRITHFATESGHDLRVQAEPAQRAVVVLVPGDGLAGLCTEAGATTVLARPGEPPASGELVDAIRRAHAREVVLLPNDAALRHTAAAAAEQARSEGVRVAVVPTRAAVQGIAALAVHEPDRGFDEDVVAMTAAAGATRYAELAVAERQSWTMAGICQAGDILGLIDGDVAVIGDDVPATARTVLDRMLAAGGELVTLVLGEDVPDALAETLEEHVREGHLAVDTVVYRGGRQRAPLLIGVE, from the coding sequence GTGCCGCAGCCCCCCGACGAACTGGACGCCGTCGCGGTGCGCACGTGGTGCTCACTGGCCCTGGAGGCCCTGGGCCGGGAGCGCGCGGAGATCGACGCGATCAACGTGTATCCCGTCGCCGACGGGGACACCGGCACCAACCTCTATCTGACCGTCGAGTCCGCCGCCGCGGCCGTCGAAGCGGTGTTCGCCGCGCATGAGACGGGAGCCACCGCGCCCGCCACCGCCGACGCCGTACGCGCCATGGCGCACGGCGCCCTGATCGGCGCTCGCGGGAACTCCGGCACGATCCTGGCCCAGCTGCTGCGCGGCATGGCCGGAGTGCTGGCCGACGGCGGCGACGCGGCTCACCTGCGGCTCGCCCTGGCCCGGGCCGCCGACGTCGCCCGGCAGGCCGTCGCCCACCCCGTCGAGGGCACCGTGCTCACCGTCGCCGCCGCTGCCGCCGAGGCCGCTGCGGGCGAGGAACGGGACCTGTCCACCGTCGTGCGGGCCGCGTACGACGGAGCGCTCGAGGCCCTCGCGAGGACGCCCGAGCAGCTCGCCGTCCTCGGCCGGGCGGGCGTGGTCGACGCCGGGGGCCGGGGACTGGTCACGGTCCTGGGCGCGCTGGTGGAGGCGGTGACCGGGCAGGCTCCGGTACGGGGGCCCCGCACCGGGCCGGGCAGGGCGCCCGTGCCCGTGGACGGCGGCTCCGTGGTGGGCCTGCCGGTGGGCGGCACCCCGGTGGGGAGCGTTCCGGTGGGGGAGGGGCCGCTCGACTGTCCCGAGGACGGGGGCGCCGGGCCCGCGTTCGAGGTGATCTACCTCCTGGAGGCCCGTGACGAGCAGGTGGCACGGCTGCGCGCCCGGCTCGACGCGCTGGGCGACTCCCTGGTCGTGGTGGGCGGCGACGGCCTCTGGCACGTCCATGTGCACGTCGACGACGCCGGGGCCGCCGTGGAGGCGGGCGTCGAGGCCGGGCGGCCGCACCGCATCCGGATCACCCACTTCGCCACCGAGAGCGGCCATGACCTCCGCGTCCAGGCCGAACCCGCGCAGCGCGCCGTCGTCGTCCTGGTACCCGGCGACGGACTGGCCGGCCTCTGCACCGAGGCCGGCGCCACCACCGTGCTCGCCCGCCCCGGCGAACCCCCCGCCAGCGGCGAACTGGTCGACGCCATCCGCCGCGCCCACGCCCGCGAGGTGGTGCTGCTGCCCAACGACGCCGCCCTGCGCCACACCGCGGCCGCCGCCGCCGAGCAGGCCAGGAGCGAGGGGGTCCGGGTCGCCGTCGTCCCCACCCGAGCCGCCGTCCAGGGCATCGCGGCCCTCGCCGTCCACGAGCCCGACCGGGGCTTCGACGAGGACGTGGTCGCCATGACCGCCGCCGCCGGCGCCACCCGCTACGCCGAACTGGCCGTGGCGGAGCGCCAGTCGTGGACCATGGCCGGGATCTGCCAGGCCGGGGACATCCTCGGCCTCATCGACGGCGACGTGGCCGTGATCGGCGACGACGTCCCGGCCACCGCCCGCACCGTGCTCGACCGGATGCTCGCCGCCGGCGGCGAGCTGGTCACCCTCGTCCTCGGCGAGGACGTCCCCGACGCGCTGGCCGAAACGCTGGAGGAGCACGTGCGCGAGGGCCACCTCGCCGTGGACACCGTGGTCTACCGGGGCGGGCGCCAGCGCGCACCCCTGCTGATCGGCGTCGAGTAG